In one window of Amblyomma americanum isolate KBUSLIRL-KWMA chromosome 9, ASM5285725v1, whole genome shotgun sequence DNA:
- the LOC144103887 gene encoding tubulin beta chain-like yields MREIVHIQAGQCGNQIGAKFWEVISDEHGIDPTGSYHGDSDLQLERINVYYNEASGGKYVPRAILVDLEPGTMDSVRSGPFGQLFRPDNFVFGQSGAGNNWAKGHYTEGAELVDSVLDVVRKEAEGCDCLQGFQLTHSLGGGTGSGMGTLLISKIREEYPDRIMNTFSVVPSPKVSDTVVEPYNATLSVHQLVENTDETFCIDNEALYDICFRTLKLTTPTYGDLNHLVSATMSGVTTCLRFPGQLNADLRKLAVNMVPFPRLHFFMPGFAPLTARGSQQYRALTVPELTQQMFDAKNMMAACDPRHGRYLTVAAIFRGRMSMREVDEQMLNVQNKNSSYFVEWIPNNVKTAVCDIPPRGLKMSATFIGNSTAIQELFKRISEQFTAMFRRKAFLHWYTGEGMDEMEFTEAESNMNDLVSEYQQYQEATADEEGEFEDEPEADAEA; encoded by the exons ATGCGTGAGATTGTGCACATTCAGGCCGGCCAGTGCGGCAACCAGATCGGCGCCAAA ttctggGAGGTCATCTCGGACGAGCATGGCATTGACCCCACAGGCAGCTACCATGGGGACTCTGACCTCCAGCTGGAGCGCATCAATGTGTACTACAATGAGGCTTCCG GGGGCAAGTATGTGCCACGTGCCATCTTGGTGGATTTGGAGCCGGGCACCATGGACTCTGTGCGGTCTGGACCCTTTGGGCAGCTTTTCCGCCCAGACAACTTCGTATTCG GCCAGAGTGGTGCAggcaacaactgggccaagggccactacacaGAGGGTGCGGAACTCGTGGACTCTGTCCTCGATGTGGTCCGCAAGGAGGCCGAGGGCTGCGACTGTCTGCAGGGCTTCCAGCTGACACACTCGCTGGGTGGAGGCACCGGGTCTGGCATGGGCACCCTGCTCATCTCAAAGATCCGTGAGGAGTACCCTGAccgcatcatgaacaccttcaGTGTTGTACCCTCTCCTAAGGTGTCGGACACCGTGGTGGAGCCCTACAACGCCACCTTGTCTGTCCACCAGCTGGTCGAGAACACAGACGAGACGTTCTGCATTGACAATGAGGCCCTGTACGACATATGCTTCCGCACCCTCAAGCTGACCACCCCAACCTACGGCGACCTCAACCACCTTGTGTCGGCCACCATGTCGGGAGTCACCACTTGCCTGAG GTTCCCTGGCCAGCTCAACGCTGACCTGCGCAAGCTGGCAGTCAACATGGTCCCCTTCCCCCGTCTCCACTTCTTCATGCCGGGCTTTGCACCACTCACAGCTCGTGGCTCTCAGCAGTACCGCGCCCTGACCGTGCCAGAGCTCACCCAGCAGATGTTTGACGCCAAGAACATGATGGCGGCGTGCGACCCAAGGCACGGCCGCTACCTGACTGTGGCAGCCATCTTCCGCGGCCGCATGAGCATGCGCGAGGTGGATGAGCAGATGCTGAATGTCCAAAACAAGAACTCCTCCTACTTTGTTGAATGGATCCCCAACAATGTCAAGACGGCCGTGTGCGACATTCCACCCCGGGGACTCAAGATGTCTGCCACTTTCATTGGAAACAGCACTGCCATCCAGGAGCTCTTCAAGCGCATCTCTGAGCAGTTCACAG CCATGTTCCGGCGCAAGGCTTTCCTCCACTGGTACACGGGCGAGGGCATGGACGAGATGGAATTCACAGAGGCAGAGTCAAACATGAACGACCTGGTCTCTGAGTACCAGCAGTACCAGGAGGCGACTGCAGACGAGGAAGGAGAGTTCGAGGACGAGCCAGAGGCTGACGCCGAGGCCTAG